From a region of the Verrucomicrobiales bacterium genome:
- the mreC gene encoding rod shape-determining protein MreC codes for MLKRSHYVVFVLILLAGLALVGQSERARTRLKRALGGLFLPLFGIASSAQSLADRSTAALTPRPELQRQIEQLQEELQQHRLKAMQWEEVARENARLRDAQGLSRQYPWKFKLAKVVGRDPANWWRTIRINLGTRDGLTNHLPVVCSDGLVGRLSEVGYSHSTVVLLGDPDCRVPVIVKETRDCGVIAPADTGPIDNTIVDLKYLSSNSALKSGHQVLTSGLANLFPQGILVGQIADVRTVQFGLHLEARVRLAARLNTLEEVFVLFP; via the coding sequence TAAGCGGTCACATTACGTGGTGTTTGTGCTGATCCTTCTCGCCGGCCTGGCGCTTGTCGGGCAGTCGGAACGGGCCAGGACCAGGCTCAAACGCGCCCTCGGCGGACTGTTTCTCCCCCTCTTCGGAATCGCCAGCTCCGCGCAAAGCCTCGCGGATCGAAGCACGGCTGCCCTGACTCCGCGGCCTGAACTCCAACGTCAGATCGAACAGCTCCAGGAGGAGCTGCAGCAGCATCGGCTGAAGGCCATGCAGTGGGAAGAAGTGGCCCGCGAGAATGCCCGCCTGCGCGATGCCCAGGGTCTCTCCCGGCAGTATCCATGGAAATTCAAGCTGGCGAAGGTCGTGGGCCGGGATCCGGCCAATTGGTGGCGGACGATCCGGATAAACTTGGGCACGCGCGATGGCTTGACCAACCACCTGCCGGTGGTGTGTTCGGACGGCTTAGTGGGTCGGCTATCCGAAGTGGGCTATTCGCATTCGACCGTGGTCCTGCTCGGAGATCCTGATTGCCGGGTGCCCGTCATCGTCAAGGAGACTCGCGATTGCGGGGTCATCGCCCCGGCGGACACCGGGCCGATCGATAACACCATCGTGGATCTCAAGTATCTTTCGAGCAATAGCGCCCTCAAGTCGGGGCACCAGGTCTTGACGAGCGGGCTCGCGAATTTGTTTCCCCAAGGCATTTTAGTGGGGCAGATCGCCGATGTCCGCACCGTGCAATTCGGCTTGCATCTTGAGGCGCGTGTTCGTCTGGCGGCGCGGCTGAATACCTTGGAGGAGGTTTTCGTTCTTTTTCCATGA